A genomic segment from Oligoflexus sp. encodes:
- the lipB gene encoding lipoyl(octanoyl) transferase LipB, with protein MQRSLDVFDCALLPYGKALEIQHQLHREVREGQRFGAIMMLQHQPVLTLGKNADAGLVLTQPESLEAAGIEVVTTDRGGEVTAHEPGQLVVYPILPLHELRLPPKRYVDRLLETVILTLQHFGIAGRSDPDYPGVWVGRDKICAIGIRVKERVSLHGIALNVVNDLKLFRLIVPCGIRERGVTSMENLLGSGPDLSDVTRVWLQKFSEVMDLSVKIQTVDKLMRNP; from the coding sequence TTGCAGAGGTCCCTCGACGTTTTCGATTGCGCGTTGCTTCCTTATGGCAAAGCGCTTGAAATCCAACATCAACTTCATCGCGAAGTCCGCGAAGGCCAAAGGTTTGGGGCTATCATGATGCTCCAGCATCAGCCGGTTCTGACCTTGGGAAAAAATGCCGACGCGGGACTTGTCCTGACCCAACCGGAGTCTCTTGAGGCCGCTGGTATCGAAGTGGTCACAACCGATCGCGGCGGTGAAGTCACCGCGCATGAACCAGGACAACTCGTCGTCTATCCCATCCTTCCTCTTCACGAGCTGCGTCTGCCGCCCAAGCGTTATGTGGATCGCTTGCTGGAGACTGTGATTCTCACACTTCAGCATTTTGGTATCGCCGGCCGAAGCGATCCCGATTACCCTGGAGTGTGGGTAGGACGTGATAAAATCTGTGCGATCGGTATCAGGGTCAAAGAGCGGGTCAGTCTTCACGGGATTGCTCTCAATGTTGTGAATGACTTAAAGCTTTTTCGCCTGATCGTGCCCTGCGGCATTCGAGAAAGAGGTGTCACGTCCATGGAAAATCTTTTAGGATCAGGACCAGACCTATCCGATGTGACGCGAGTTTGGTTGCAGAAATTTTCAGAAGTCATGGATCTTTCAGTTAAAATCCAGACCGTAGACAAATTGATGCGGAATCCGTAG
- a CDS encoding S41 family peptidase, giving the protein MSVRKFWLLLSLLGSAPSHAASDSEVADTRYRSLETLARGLYYLENLYVDPTKVKADDMVYNALKGVVSNLDPHTMVMPRRAFDQLTSDTQGKFGGVGIIVSTERGKMIVVSPIEDTPAYRAGIKSGDEIIAIDDTPVDQIKSGDASELMRGKPDSKIKLTVRRKGEEKPLQFTLVREIIKVKSVRSADLGNGIFYARISSFQDNTADELKDVVEKYAQASKGMVFDLRDNPGGLLDQAVKVADLFIESGVIVSTVGRSNKDIEREFAHKRGTYADLPIVVLINGGSASASEIVAGALQDHERALIMGSTSFGKGSVQTLVSLPDHSGLKITVARYYTPKDRSIQAKGITPDVVVPPQQFEVKNATTRKEADLKGHIESGDLSDLAKSSGIQTEIEKWPDIQKEDYQLVSAYSFLRSVRFFGPKGVKAKI; this is encoded by the coding sequence ATGTCTGTTCGCAAATTCTGGCTTTTGCTGTCTTTACTTGGCTCCGCACCATCCCATGCCGCGAGTGACTCGGAAGTCGCTGACACCCGCTACCGCTCGCTGGAAACCCTGGCGCGCGGCCTTTATTATCTTGAAAACCTTTATGTCGATCCCACCAAGGTCAAAGCCGATGACATGGTCTACAACGCGCTGAAGGGCGTCGTCAGCAACCTCGATCCGCATACCATGGTCATGCCGCGCAGAGCCTTCGATCAGCTGACCTCGGATACCCAAGGGAAATTCGGGGGCGTCGGCATCATCGTCTCGACCGAACGCGGAAAGATGATCGTGGTCTCGCCGATCGAGGATACTCCGGCCTATCGGGCCGGGATCAAATCCGGTGATGAAATCATCGCGATCGACGACACCCCCGTGGATCAGATCAAATCCGGTGACGCGTCCGAACTCATGCGCGGAAAACCGGACAGCAAGATCAAGCTTACGGTTCGCCGAAAAGGTGAGGAGAAGCCGCTTCAATTCACCCTGGTTCGCGAGATCATCAAGGTGAAATCGGTGCGCTCCGCCGACCTCGGCAACGGCATTTTCTATGCCCGCATTTCAAGCTTTCAGGACAACACGGCTGATGAGCTGAAGGACGTCGTGGAAAAGTACGCCCAGGCCAGCAAGGGCATGGTCTTCGACCTGCGGGACAATCCCGGAGGCCTTCTGGATCAGGCGGTGAAGGTGGCCGATCTATTCATCGAGTCCGGCGTCATTGTTTCCACAGTGGGCCGCAGCAATAAGGATATCGAGCGCGAATTTGCGCATAAGCGGGGCACTTACGCGGATCTGCCGATCGTGGTCCTGATCAATGGCGGCAGCGCCAGCGCGTCGGAAATCGTGGCAGGCGCTCTGCAGGATCATGAAAGGGCCCTGATCATGGGTTCCACGTCCTTTGGCAAGGGTTCAGTGCAAACGCTCGTGTCGCTGCCCGATCACAGCGGACTCAAGATCACGGTCGCCCGCTACTATACGCCGAAGGATCGTTCGATCCAGGCCAAGGGCATCACGCCTGACGTCGTGGTCCCGCCGCAGCAGTTTGAAGTCAAGAATGCTACGACACGCAAGGAAGCGGATCTGAAGGGCCACATTGAAAGCGGTGACCTGTCCGATCTGGCCAAGAGTTCCGGCATTCAGACTGAAATCGAAAAATGGCCTGACATCCAGAAGGAAGACTACCAACTGGTTTCCGCGTATTCGTTTCTGAGGAGTGTGCGCTTTTTCGGACCGAAAGGTGTGAAGGCGAAGATTTGA
- a CDS encoding tetratricopeptide repeat protein, with protein MQQLQAQIPGLDSFAHAAWRRVLASFITAPRRVLASFITAPRRVLASFNIILFILCMPGCQTLKDQAGEARREDELLNTQKNLVIGYINQGQPNMALRELRPLLTKYPQDADFKNLMGLTYLSLQNPKMALGFFEESHRLQPRASVALNLSSAYIETKQFAKAMKTLKDLRNSPAGKEYQYPERILHNIALCAERMDKYKIAEKYYKLAIEVNPYYYLSLMRLGQLYEHTRNTDLALSEYQKARDACMKCFDPIHALVTQWTARGDTSKAMALIQEYLADKELDAADRMKARKLLANTTKSDPKNIIHAQNGRVRPARTGTN; from the coding sequence ATGCAACAGCTGCAGGCTCAAATCCCTGGTTTGGATTCATTCGCACACGCGGCCTGGCGTCGTGTTCTGGCTTCGTTCATCACGGCCCCGCGTCGTGTTCTGGCTTCGTTCATCACGGCACCGCGTCGTGTTCTGGCATCATTCAACATCATTCTTTTTATCCTATGTATGCCAGGGTGTCAAACTCTCAAAGACCAGGCGGGTGAAGCGAGGCGCGAGGACGAGCTCCTCAATACCCAAAAAAACCTGGTGATCGGTTATATCAACCAGGGTCAGCCCAACATGGCCTTGCGCGAACTCCGTCCACTGCTGACCAAATACCCGCAGGACGCGGACTTCAAGAATTTGATGGGACTCACCTATCTCTCTTTACAGAATCCCAAAATGGCGCTTGGTTTTTTTGAAGAATCCCATCGTCTGCAGCCCCGGGCTTCGGTTGCGCTGAATTTAAGCTCGGCCTATATCGAGACAAAGCAGTTCGCCAAAGCCATGAAGACTCTGAAAGATCTGCGCAATTCCCCGGCCGGCAAGGAGTACCAGTATCCCGAGCGCATTCTGCATAACATCGCGCTCTGTGCGGAACGTATGGATAAATACAAAATCGCAGAGAAATATTACAAGCTTGCGATTGAAGTCAATCCCTACTATTACCTGTCGCTGATGCGACTTGGTCAGTTGTACGAGCACACGCGCAACACCGATCTCGCCCTGAGTGAATATCAGAAAGCCCGCGACGCCTGCATGAAGTGCTTCGATCCGATTCACGCCCTCGTGACCCAATGGACTGCACGGGGCGACACCAGCAAAGCCATGGCGCTGATCCAGGAATATCTTGCGGACAAGGAGCTGGATGCGGCGGATCGCATGAAGGCGCGCAAGCTTCTTGCGAACACGACCAAAAGCGATCCCAAAAATATCATTCACGCTCAGAACGGCCGCGTACGCCCAGCCCGGACCGGGACCAACTGA
- a CDS encoding helix-turn-helix domain-containing protein — protein sequence MTKIDNEQAESNKPLEGKAPVDERPFGAMLRAAREQSGFTIERAAMATRISPPFVEALEQGNFAQLPGAVFGRGFIRNLCKVYGVDSAEILAAFDRSINPPSPGKGKDVISPSVRDEKRHQQLKKGVLLIQPNEWKGRIKALAPHHYLRAKPLILLVAALVVGAIIINQIDIATRDSASELAQTQERSETPAVPAATAPSADVTPAPAAAPETTAAVSTPVAPAVADNTPAPAAAPAPADQEDTLEGGTLVQLTVKEPVTVKITRDNDKQITGQLKPDTYRYRFKDQLKFYVDDSSVVEIYFKGQRVPTSTVKGEPKRITFQSAESAIAKKAVPGTSLR from the coding sequence ATGACGAAAATCGACAATGAGCAGGCCGAATCCAACAAACCACTTGAGGGTAAAGCGCCCGTAGATGAGCGCCCCTTTGGAGCCATGCTGCGCGCCGCCCGTGAACAGTCGGGCTTTACAATCGAACGAGCAGCGATGGCGACGCGGATTTCCCCGCCTTTTGTCGAAGCCCTGGAACAAGGGAATTTCGCCCAACTGCCCGGCGCCGTTTTCGGTCGCGGATTCATTCGGAACCTCTGCAAAGTCTATGGCGTGGATTCGGCAGAAATTCTTGCCGCTTTTGATCGCAGCATCAATCCACCCAGCCCCGGCAAAGGCAAGGACGTCATCAGCCCCAGCGTGCGGGATGAAAAACGTCATCAGCAGCTGAAAAAAGGCGTGCTCCTCATCCAGCCCAACGAATGGAAAGGCCGCATCAAGGCTTTGGCCCCGCATCATTATCTGCGCGCCAAACCCCTGATTCTTTTGGTGGCAGCCCTCGTGGTCGGTGCGATCATCATCAATCAGATCGATATCGCGACGCGTGATTCCGCCAGCGAATTGGCACAAACGCAAGAACGCAGCGAAACGCCAGCCGTTCCTGCAGCGACCGCTCCATCCGCTGATGTCACGCCAGCACCCGCCGCCGCTCCTGAAACCACGGCGGCCGTCTCGACTCCCGTGGCTCCGGCTGTAGCGGACAATACCCCCGCTCCTGCGGCCGCTCCGGCTCCCGCGGATCAAGAGGACACGCTGGAAGGCGGCACCCTTGTGCAATTAACGGTGAAAGAGCCCGTGACTGTGAAAATCACAAGAGATAACGACAAGCAAATCACCGGCCAATTGAAGCCTGACACTTATCGTTACCGCTTCAAAGACCAGCTGAAGTTTTATGTGGATGATTCGTCGGTCGTGGAAATCTATTTCAAAGGTCAGCGCGTCCCCACCTCGACCGTGAAGGGCGAACCCAAACGCATCACCTTCCAAAGCGCCGAGAGCGCGATTGCGAAAAAAGCAGTGCCCGGAACTTCACTGCGTTAA
- the panC gene encoding pantoate--beta-alanine ligase yields the protein MRQLSREWRAAGEKVAFVPTMGALHDGHLALVKEAQKKAERVVVSIFVNPIQFGPKEDFASYPRMLQADSEKLSSLGVNALFAPNAADMYPAGYETYVFNEKRSDILCGHFRPGHFQGVLTVVCKLFHIVEPDFALFGKKDYQQFTLLKKMAQDLCFPIEVIGCPTLRDPDGLAMSSRNLRLTPEERALAPELHRAMQMVNEALKGGETQRKVLLDIFAEQMKHFPAFRVEYAEIRGASDLADFSEAIDRPAVLLVAAHLGSVRLIDNLELSSP from the coding sequence ATGCGTCAATTGAGTCGAGAGTGGCGTGCCGCCGGAGAAAAAGTGGCCTTTGTGCCGACCATGGGGGCTCTGCATGACGGGCATTTGGCCCTGGTGAAGGAAGCGCAGAAAAAAGCCGAGCGCGTGGTCGTCAGCATCTTTGTGAACCCCATTCAATTCGGCCCCAAAGAGGACTTTGCGTCCTATCCAAGGATGCTACAGGCCGACAGCGAGAAACTCAGCAGTCTCGGCGTGAATGCGCTCTTTGCTCCGAATGCCGCAGACATGTATCCGGCCGGTTATGAAACCTACGTCTTCAACGAAAAGCGTTCGGATATCCTTTGTGGTCATTTCCGCCCAGGGCATTTCCAAGGTGTGCTCACGGTTGTATGCAAACTCTTTCATATCGTCGAGCCTGACTTCGCGCTCTTCGGAAAGAAGGATTATCAGCAGTTCACGCTTCTTAAAAAAATGGCCCAGGACCTTTGTTTCCCGATTGAAGTGATCGGCTGCCCGACTCTGCGTGATCCGGATGGACTCGCCATGAGCAGCCGCAATCTGCGTCTGACCCCCGAGGAAAGAGCGCTCGCTCCCGAACTGCATCGCGCGATGCAAATGGTGAATGAGGCGCTCAAGGGCGGCGAGACGCAAAGGAAGGTCCTGCTCGATATCTTTGCCGAACAGATGAAACATTTTCCCGCCTTCCGCGTGGAATATGCCGAGATCCGCGGCGCTTCGGACCTTGCTGATTTCAGCGAGGCGATTGATCGGCCTGCGGTTCTTCTGGTGGCCGCGCATCTGGGTTCGGTACGTTTGATTGATAACCTGGAGCTGTCCAGTCCATGA
- the plsB gene encoding glycerol-3-phosphate 1-O-acyltransferase PlsB: protein MKELIRFFHLMLSYLLRPVLLWVNTTAQPENLKEHLDLTGGPVIYVLPKRSIIDYLVLLTTCRKFGLPEPDLGLDFNRHRRAVCLFLEKTTAIKRVRRLRPSQVLLHLVRQVQEQTGEKPQIVPVSPFWGKDPGTEEPSIFKLIFNDDEDAGWLQKFFIVMAQGRNNKLYFAKPFQINEILQSEEDVNNAARKIRRILRIHFRRVRNTILGQKLYVREQVISRVVAGKLVRQEIEKEGKGRPQLTRSLETRARGYARELSADQTYSIVRVFELVLGKLWNKIFSGVDAVNVENVTRLASQNYEIVYVPTHRSHLDYLLVNYTVYKSGLPTPHTAAGINLNFFPMGWFLRRAGAFFIRRSFHGNRLYAAVVEEYMHYLLTQGYPISFFPEGGRSRTGRLLPLKTGMLSMVVRSYLRNTERPIALVPVFLAYDKVMEVKSYLTELGGGAKKKESILQLLQARKVLQQFYGKAYLSYGEPIILENFLDHNYIGWREADEERPEWLSGAVHDLAHLISRRMNEAAVIAPIGLIGVGLLAAWQKALPKEELFIFMQRMITLQRQLPYHPNVRLVNDDVNAIFTLAMKLKSISLFHHAAGDVVFVNDIDGALISYYRNNIIHLFAIPSLIARFFQRDDTIDEDSLVRACAEIYSVLREELYLSWEEDAIEGVVKRYAESMAAVGLLYKVAPQIYHRPPAQSDDFVALDILSQALGLTFDRFIITAVLLAKHSQRGLVDSDEFLQQCHRMAQRLAILSGLNNPEIVEKTFIQKHIQLLKRKGLLIQVDEKKLRIDERVAVMAQNSQRLLSPDALRSIERIFRTTHEDKEEEQHGQMEIHGE, encoded by the coding sequence ATGAAAGAGCTGATTCGATTTTTTCATCTTATGCTGTCCTATCTTCTGCGGCCGGTTCTGCTCTGGGTCAACACCACAGCGCAGCCGGAAAACCTGAAGGAGCACCTGGATCTGACGGGCGGTCCGGTGATCTATGTTTTGCCGAAGCGTTCCATCATTGATTACCTTGTGCTGCTCACCACCTGCCGCAAATTCGGTCTGCCCGAGCCGGATCTGGGGCTCGACTTCAACCGGCATCGGCGTGCGGTCTGTCTCTTCCTGGAAAAGACGACGGCGATAAAACGGGTGAGGCGTCTGCGACCCAGCCAGGTGCTCCTGCACCTTGTGCGTCAGGTCCAGGAACAAACCGGCGAGAAGCCGCAGATTGTTCCGGTCTCACCCTTCTGGGGCAAGGATCCTGGGACGGAAGAACCGTCGATCTTCAAACTCATCTTCAATGATGACGAGGACGCCGGCTGGCTGCAGAAATTTTTCATCGTGATGGCTCAGGGCCGCAACAATAAACTTTATTTTGCCAAGCCCTTTCAGATCAATGAAATCCTGCAGAGCGAAGAGGATGTGAATAACGCCGCGCGCAAGATCCGAAGGATCCTGCGCATCCACTTCCGCCGCGTGCGCAATACGATTCTGGGTCAGAAACTTTACGTGCGTGAGCAGGTCATTTCCCGCGTCGTGGCCGGTAAACTCGTGCGCCAGGAGATCGAGAAGGAAGGCAAGGGACGACCGCAGCTCACCCGCAGCCTGGAAACCAGGGCGCGCGGCTATGCGCGGGAACTCTCCGCGGACCAGACCTATTCCATCGTGCGGGTCTTTGAACTCGTGCTCGGGAAACTCTGGAACAAGATTTTCTCGGGCGTCGATGCGGTGAACGTGGAAAACGTTACGCGTCTTGCGTCTCAGAATTATGAAATCGTCTATGTCCCCACGCACAGAAGCCACCTCGATTACCTGCTCGTGAACTATACCGTCTACAAAAGCGGGCTGCCGACGCCGCATACCGCGGCCGGCATCAACCTGAACTTTTTCCCGATGGGTTGGTTTCTGCGGCGCGCGGGCGCCTTCTTCATCCGGCGTTCCTTTCACGGCAATCGCCTTTACGCGGCCGTCGTGGAAGAGTACATGCATTACCTTCTGACCCAGGGTTATCCGATCTCCTTCTTCCCGGAAGGCGGACGGAGCCGCACAGGTCGGCTTTTGCCGCTTAAAACCGGGATGCTGTCCATGGTGGTGCGGAGTTATCTCAGGAACACCGAGCGGCCCATAGCCCTTGTTCCCGTGTTCCTGGCCTATGACAAGGTCATGGAGGTGAAGAGTTATCTCACCGAACTCGGTGGAGGGGCGAAGAAGAAGGAATCCATCCTTCAACTCCTGCAGGCCCGTAAGGTGCTCCAGCAGTTCTATGGGAAGGCCTATCTTTCCTATGGAGAGCCCATCATCCTTGAAAATTTCCTGGACCATAACTACATCGGCTGGCGTGAGGCCGACGAGGAAAGACCCGAATGGCTTTCCGGAGCCGTTCACGATCTGGCCCATCTCATTTCGCGCCGGATGAATGAAGCGGCCGTCATCGCCCCGATCGGGCTGATCGGGGTAGGTCTTCTGGCAGCCTGGCAGAAGGCTCTTCCCAAAGAGGAGCTGTTCATCTTCATGCAGCGCATGATCACTCTGCAAAGGCAGCTGCCCTATCATCCCAACGTGCGGCTCGTGAATGATGATGTGAACGCGATCTTCACCCTGGCCATGAAATTGAAAAGCATATCCCTTTTCCATCATGCGGCGGGAGATGTCGTGTTCGTGAATGATATTGATGGGGCTCTCATAAGCTACTATCGAAACAATATCATCCACCTCTTCGCTATTCCGTCGCTCATCGCGCGTTTCTTCCAAAGGGACGATACGATTGACGAGGATTCTCTGGTGCGCGCCTGTGCCGAGATTTATAGCGTTCTGCGCGAAGAGCTTTACTTGAGCTGGGAGGAGGACGCCATTGAAGGCGTCGTCAAACGCTATGCCGAGTCTATGGCCGCTGTGGGGCTTCTCTACAAGGTCGCGCCGCAGATCTATCACCGGCCGCCGGCGCAGTCGGATGATTTCGTGGCCCTCGACATCCTGTCCCAGGCGCTGGGACTTACCTTCGATCGCTTCATCATCACCGCCGTGCTTCTGGCCAAACACAGTCAGCGCGGGCTGGTGGATAGTGACGAATTTTTGCAGCAATGTCATCGCATGGCCCAGCGCCTTGCGATCCTGAGCGGGCTTAACAACCCCGAGATCGTCGAAAAAACTTTTATTCAAAAACATATCCAGCTCCTCAAACGCAAGGGTCTTCTGATCCAGGTGGACGAGAAGAAATTGCGGATTGATGAGCGCGTGGCGGTGATGGCGCAGAACTCCCAAAGACTCCTTTCGCCTGATGCCTTGCGCAGTATCGAGCGCATTTTCAGAACCACGCATGAGGACAAGGAAGAAGAGCAGCATGGCCAAATGGAAATACACGGGGAATGA
- the rsgA gene encoding ribosome small subunit-dependent GTPase A encodes MAKWKYTGNDDASDRLPTYDKIRRGRDKRKKHKASEADFEQPEDKWDFEAHPEWFPARVVEVHKRYAFVSPEKDIGDVQTRDVWLATVARRYLQSRRGERNTICVGDRVLCRPTDDRDVDLGTDIPCCVIENLSPRKSRIARRDPAVPEREHILASNVDQLMIVASYKNPLIKWGLIDRYLILAEEQEIPAIIVMNKEDLLADESEEFREECKREAEYFRKLGYTVFSLQVEFQNFQHPLIKELHSQLEGKVTILSGHSGVGKSSLVNLFKPEITQEVEENSDIFYKGRHTTTYASMIKLGRGGYVIDTPGIRSFVLSERNAIDLSHGFVEMRALMNQCKFRECRHIDEPDCAVVRAVAAGDISERRYKSYKGILLGDTGREGRIRDQITGKDKEEEGDE; translated from the coding sequence ATGGCCAAATGGAAATACACGGGGAATGACGACGCGAGCGATCGTCTTCCCACGTACGATAAAATTCGTCGCGGTCGCGACAAACGAAAAAAGCACAAAGCCTCCGAAGCCGACTTCGAACAGCCCGAGGACAAATGGGATTTCGAAGCCCATCCCGAATGGTTCCCGGCCCGCGTGGTCGAGGTGCATAAGCGCTATGCGTTCGTCTCGCCGGAAAAGGATATCGGCGATGTCCAGACGCGTGACGTCTGGCTCGCAACGGTCGCGCGACGTTATCTGCAGAGCCGTCGCGGGGAACGCAACACGATCTGCGTCGGCGACCGCGTGCTCTGCCGCCCGACCGATGATCGCGATGTCGACCTGGGGACGGACATCCCCTGCTGTGTGATTGAAAATCTGTCCCCGCGGAAAAGCCGGATCGCACGTCGTGACCCGGCTGTGCCGGAGCGTGAGCATATTCTGGCCAGCAACGTCGACCAGCTGATGATCGTCGCCAGCTATAAAAATCCGCTGATCAAATGGGGCCTTATCGACCGTTATCTGATTCTGGCGGAAGAGCAGGAAATTCCGGCGATTATCGTTATGAACAAGGAAGATCTCCTGGCCGATGAAAGCGAAGAATTCCGCGAGGAATGCAAAAGAGAAGCGGAATATTTCCGTAAATTGGGGTACACCGTTTTCTCGCTCCAGGTTGAATTCCAGAACTTCCAGCATCCTTTGATCAAAGAGCTGCACAGTCAGCTGGAAGGCAAGGTCACCATCCTGAGCGGGCACTCCGGGGTCGGCAAGTCCTCGCTCGTGAATCTCTTTAAACCCGAGATCACGCAGGAAGTGGAAGAGAACTCGGATATTTTTTACAAGGGTCGACACACGACAACTTACGCCAGCATGATCAAGCTCGGCCGCGGCGGTTATGTGATCGATACACCCGGTATTCGCAGCTTTGTCTTGAGTGAACGAAACGCCATCGATCTGAGTCACGGTTTCGTGGAAATGCGGGCCCTGATGAATCAATGCAAATTCCGTGAATGCCGGCATATTGATGAGCCGGACTGTGCGGTGGTAAGGGCTGTGGCCGCTGGTGATATCAGCGAGCGCCGTTATAAATCGTATAAAGGCATACTCTTGGGGGATACGGGTCGCGAGGGTCGGATCCGTGATCAAATAACTGGGAAGGATAAGGAAGAGGAAGGCGATGAGTAG
- a CDS encoding acyl-CoA dehydrogenase family protein: MSSEHHSMSYDYSENEELTLLRQTVRSFAEKEIAPRAHQLDEKEEFSYELTEKMGELGLFGTVIPTEYGGQGMDYVQYVVAVEELARVDGSHAATIAAHNSLGVAPLYYYGTEEQKRKYIPSLCTGKGMWAFGLTEPEAGSDAQSSKTRAVYDASRDEWVINGSKIWITNSAAKTTEGITVQAVTGQKADGRAELSCFIVPSNAPGLTRKTMHGKMMWRASNTGELYFDDVRVPNSAMLGQKGQGFKIMMETLDNGRLSIGAMGLGLAKGALDMTVKYAKERKTFGVAIAKHQAVAFKLAEMATRIEAAEGLLYKAAWLKQKGKAFQKHAAMAKLYCSEVAEYCAREGQQTFGGYGLMKEYPIERFYRDAALLRIGEGTSEIQRLVISRYLGC; this comes from the coding sequence ATGAGTAGCGAACACCATTCCATGAGTTACGATTACAGCGAGAATGAAGAGCTGACTCTTTTGCGGCAAACCGTCCGCAGCTTCGCGGAAAAGGAAATTGCCCCGCGCGCGCATCAGCTCGATGAAAAAGAGGAATTTTCCTATGAGCTGACCGAAAAAATGGGTGAGCTGGGACTCTTTGGAACCGTGATTCCCACCGAATACGGCGGCCAGGGCATGGATTACGTCCAGTACGTGGTGGCGGTCGAGGAACTGGCGCGGGTCGACGGTTCGCACGCGGCGACCATCGCCGCTCACAATAGCCTTGGCGTGGCCCCCCTTTACTATTACGGAACGGAAGAGCAGAAGCGAAAATATATCCCGAGCCTCTGTACAGGCAAAGGCATGTGGGCCTTTGGTTTGACCGAGCCTGAAGCCGGCAGTGACGCGCAGTCGAGCAAGACCCGCGCGGTTTACGACGCCTCCCGGGACGAGTGGGTCATCAATGGCTCCAAAATCTGGATTACGAACAGCGCAGCGAAGACCACCGAAGGCATCACAGTCCAGGCTGTGACCGGCCAGAAGGCCGATGGTCGGGCGGAACTCAGCTGCTTCATCGTGCCCTCCAATGCCCCTGGCCTTACACGCAAGACGATGCATGGTAAAATGATGTGGCGTGCCTCGAACACCGGCGAGCTTTACTTCGACGACGTCCGCGTGCCGAATTCGGCGATGCTGGGACAGAAGGGGCAGGGCTTCAAGATCATGATGGAGACCCTCGATAATGGGCGTCTTTCCATCGGTGCCATGGGCCTTGGACTTGCCAAAGGCGCTTTGGATATGACCGTCAAGTATGCGAAGGAACGCAAGACCTTCGGTGTGGCCATTGCCAAACATCAGGCCGTGGCCTTTAAACTGGCGGAAATGGCGACCCGCATCGAAGCGGCTGAAGGCCTTCTCTACAAAGCCGCCTGGCTGAAGCAGAAGGGTAAAGCCTTCCAAAAGCATGCCGCCATGGCTAAACTTTATTGTTCAGAAGTCGCTGAGTATTGCGCGCGTGAAGGTCAGCAGACGTTCGGTGGATACGGCCTGATGAAGGAATATCCGATCGAGCGCTTCTACCGCGACGCCGCCCTGCTCAGAATTGGTGAAGGAACCAGTGAGATCCAACGCCTTGTGATCTCACGCTACCTGGGTTGTTAA
- a CDS encoding response regulator yields MSPRTKILIVDDEPEVGEILGVLLEEQFDCEVFTDAGRALEALRRTDFPLIITDLEMPQINGVRFIKEVRELNQSTSILISTGHDSAHPKVQEALKAGANGILTKPFMDPDDLIRSVRNLIH; encoded by the coding sequence ATGAGTCCAAGGACGAAAATACTAATTGTTGATGATGAACCTGAGGTCGGTGAGATCCTGGGTGTGCTGCTTGAAGAGCAGTTCGACTGCGAAGTCTTCACCGATGCGGGACGGGCCCTGGAAGCATTGCGCCGCACTGATTTCCCGCTGATCATCACCGATCTTGAGATGCCGCAGATCAATGGCGTGCGCTTTATCAAGGAAGTGCGCGAGCTGAATCAAAGCACATCCATCCTGATCAGTACCGGCCATGACTCGGCTCATCCGAAAGTGCAGGAAGCCCTCAAGGCCGGCGCGAACGGAATTTTAACCAAGCCCTTCATGGATCCTGACGACCTCATCCGCTCGGTCCGAAACCTGATTCATTAA